The following coding sequences lie in one Spinacia oleracea cultivar Varoflay chromosome 1, BTI_SOV_V1, whole genome shotgun sequence genomic window:
- the LOC110806201 gene encoding uncharacterized protein: MATDSFETHQDSYQNNGENGGNLDPYFIANSDSPTSSLVSAVFNGSNFLRWKRNVMRALIAKNKEGFVNGGIIKPAVNHRDYCKWKRADFMVVSWILSSMNNELADDFGYIDNAGELWKELNERFGQSNGPLIYQLKKEIDSLKQDNMTIVTYYGKLKKLWEEMQSLRAFPTCICGALNSCSCQILKKIAEFEEEDRMMKFLLGLNGGFEGTVTNVLSMDPLPSINRVFAITQQIEKQKEVSGAAVEASAMSSSAMAAQSYKGDQSQRFAGVEKDWKEIKKEKNAQDMHTLQR; encoded by the coding sequence TAGCTAATTCAGACAGTCCAACTTCTTCTTTAGTTTCTGCTGTTTTCAATGGTTCGAATTTCTTGCGATGGAAAAGGAATGTTATGAGAGCATTGATAGCTAAAAACAAAGAAGGTTTTGTGAATGGAGGAATTATCAAACCTGCTGTGAATCACAGAGATTATTGTAAGTGGAAACGTGCTGATTTCATGGTAGTGAGTTGGATTTTAAGCTCTATGAACAATGAGTTAGCAGATGATTTTGGATACATTGATAATGCTGGAGAATTATGGAAGGAATTAAATGAGAGGTTTGGACAGTCCAATGGACCTTTGATCTATCAACTGAAGAAGGAAATTGATAGTTTAAAACAAGATAATATGACTATTGTTACCTATTATGGTAAGTTGAAGAAACTGTGGGAAGAAATGCAGAGTTTGAGGGCATTTCCTACTTGTATTTGTGGTGCTTTGAACAGCTGTAGTTGCCAAATCTTGAAGAAAATAGCTGAGTTTGAAGAAGAAGATAGAATGATGAAGTTTTTGTTAGGGTTAAATGGAGGATTTGAAGGAACTGTGACAAATGTGCTATCCATGGATCCTTTACCAAGTATAAACAGAGTTTTTGCTATCACTCAACAAATAGAGAAGCAGAAAGAAGTCAGTGGTGCAGCTGTTGAGGCTAGTGCTATGAGTAGCAGTGCTATGGCTGCTCAATCATACAAAGGTGATCAATCTCAGAGGTTTGCTGGTGTAGAGAAAGACTGGAAAGagataaagaaagaaaaaaatgcaCAAGATATGCACACATTGCAAAGGTAA